One genomic region from Sphingobacterium sp. UGAL515B_05 encodes:
- a CDS encoding L-threonylcarbamoyladenylate synthase: MSAFVDREDLNKALETLKNGGLILYPTDTIWGIGCDATNPDAVEKVFQLKGRDKSKSLIVLLHNDNQLASYVNEIPDVAYQLIEYTEKPLTIVYSNAKNLAPNAIAEDGSIGIRIVKHPFCEQLLQRFRKPIISTSANISGEPTAKDFDEISDAIKDGVDYIVAYDRDVTTDGKSSTVMKLDPSGKFEFIRK; this comes from the coding sequence CCTTGGAGACGTTAAAAAACGGCGGATTAATTCTATACCCTACCGACACCATTTGGGGGATCGGTTGTGATGCCACCAATCCTGATGCCGTGGAGAAAGTTTTCCAGCTGAAAGGAAGAGATAAATCCAAAAGTCTGATCGTCCTTTTACACAACGACAATCAATTGGCAAGTTATGTAAATGAAATCCCGGATGTGGCTTATCAACTTATTGAATACACCGAAAAACCCTTGACAATTGTCTATTCGAATGCCAAAAATCTTGCGCCCAATGCGATTGCTGAGGACGGTTCAATTGGCATTCGAATTGTCAAGCACCCTTTTTGTGAACAACTTTTACAACGGTTTCGCAAACCGATAATTTCAACTTCAGCAAATATCAGTGGTGAACCCACGGCGAAAGATTTTGACGAAATATCTGATGCCATCAAAGATGGCGTAGACTATATTGTCGCCTATGACAGAGACGTAACAACAGATGGAAAATCATCTACTGTCATGAAGCTGGACCCAAGTGGTAAATTTGAATTTATTAGAAAATAG
- a CDS encoding DUF4920 domain-containing protein → MKKIVLFFALAFAVTNLSFAQQKDIPAAKPGVKYGKEISATNAISVAKLEKELTQKNAFNGKVAGKVVEVCKKKGCFMTLQREGEEPITVRFKDYGFFMPADIVGKTVVVEGIAKKKEVSVASLQHAAKDLGKSQSEIDQITQPKKDISIIADGVLVVK, encoded by the coding sequence ATGAAAAAGATCGTTTTATTTTTTGCATTAGCATTTGCTGTTACCAATTTATCTTTTGCGCAGCAAAAGGATATTCCCGCAGCCAAACCAGGCGTAAAATATGGCAAAGAAATCTCTGCGACCAATGCGATTTCAGTAGCAAAGCTTGAAAAAGAACTCACGCAAAAGAACGCATTCAACGGAAAGGTGGCAGGTAAGGTCGTTGAGGTATGTAAGAAAAAAGGCTGTTTCATGACCCTGCAACGGGAAGGCGAAGAACCTATTACCGTCCGTTTTAAAGACTATGGTTTCTTCATGCCAGCAGACATTGTCGGCAAAACGGTTGTTGTCGAGGGTATCGCAAAGAAAAAGGAAGTTTCTGTAGCATCGTTACAACATGCGGCAAAGGATCTTGGTAAATCACAGTCTGAAATAGACCAGATTACACAACCTAAAAAAGATATTAGCATTATTGCTGACGGTGTTTTGGTTGTCAAATAA
- the folP gene encoding dihydropteroate synthase, translating into MKRFHTSACHSILVDGTLMTFEKPIIMGILNVTPDSFYDGGANTTVELAVEKAKKLLLEGAQILDIGAYSSRPGAPLISSQEEMDRALPAIRAIKTAFPNAILSIDTFRADVAAAAIDAGVHIINDVSGGTLDDNMFATVAKYQVPYILMHMRGIPENMQEKTDYTDIVTDVATFLGDRIATLRSMGVKDIILDPGFGFAKTVEQNYELLYRVNELHYFELPILGGISRKSMIYKKIGITAQEALNGTTALNTLLLERGVQILRVHDVKEAKQLVDLFYS; encoded by the coding sequence ATGAAAAGATTCCACACTTCAGCCTGTCACTCCATACTGGTCGATGGTACCTTAATGACCTTCGAAAAGCCCATTATTATGGGGATACTCAATGTGACTCCAGATTCTTTTTATGACGGTGGCGCCAATACAACCGTCGAACTTGCGGTAGAGAAAGCAAAGAAGCTATTGCTTGAAGGTGCTCAAATTCTTGATATTGGCGCATATTCCTCACGTCCGGGCGCCCCATTAATTTCATCACAGGAGGAAATGGATCGAGCTCTTCCCGCTATTCGAGCAATTAAAACTGCATTTCCTAACGCTATTTTATCAATAGATACCTTTAGGGCAGACGTTGCTGCGGCTGCAATCGATGCGGGAGTGCACATCATAAATGATGTTTCGGGAGGTACGCTCGATGATAACATGTTCGCCACGGTAGCAAAATATCAAGTTCCTTATATTCTCATGCATATGCGCGGTATTCCCGAAAATATGCAGGAAAAAACAGATTATACAGATATTGTAACTGACGTAGCCACCTTTTTAGGTGACCGCATTGCGACACTAAGAAGTATGGGGGTGAAAGACATTATTCTTGATCCGGGATTTGGTTTTGCAAAGACAGTCGAACAGAACTATGAGTTGCTCTATCGTGTCAATGAACTTCACTACTTCGAATTACCAATTTTGGGTGGAATATCCCGTAAATCCATGATTTATAAAAAAATCGGAATCACCGCCCAAGAAGCTTTAAATGGCACTACAGCTTTAAATACCTTACTTCTCGAAAGAGGCGTACAAATTCTCCGCGTACATGATGTAAAAGAAGCGAAACAATTGGTTGATCTCTTCTATTCATAA
- a CDS encoding cytochrome-c peroxidase, which translates to MKKVILILTVIVIALSCSRDDIVESTQDDNPTVTLNIPADFPSLNNAFNSNKPTKYGVELGEKLFHEKRFSGNNTISCASCHNPSLAFSDGKMQAVGIDDRVGFRNTPPLQNLAFMKFYNWDGNILELEKQPLVPIITHEEMNSSILEVIGKINGEFDYKILFKKAFGDENITPERIYKSIAQYEYTLISADSKYDRVKRGEGEQFTIEEERGYQLFKLKCESCHATELFTDQSFRNVGFPLNKHPDEAGRARITGIETDYMAFRVPSLRNAEYTAPYGSFGQFPTLKSVLDYFDKGVLDAANLDPILKENGKRIPMTEEEKEAIIAFIKTLSDPKFVGK; encoded by the coding sequence ATGAAAAAAGTCATCTTAATCCTGACAGTTATAGTAATTGCTTTATCCTGTAGTAGGGATGATATCGTTGAATCTACGCAGGATGATAACCCAACAGTTACTTTAAATATTCCTGCGGATTTTCCCAGTCTGAATAATGCATTTAATAGCAATAAGCCGACAAAGTATGGTGTTGAATTGGGTGAAAAACTATTTCATGAGAAAAGATTCAGTGGAAATAATACGATATCGTGTGCCAGTTGCCATAATCCCTCATTGGCTTTTTCCGATGGAAAAATGCAGGCAGTGGGTATAGATGATCGCGTAGGCTTTCGGAATACGCCACCTTTGCAGAATTTGGCTTTTATGAAATTTTATAATTGGGATGGCAATATACTCGAACTGGAAAAGCAACCTTTAGTGCCAATTATCACGCATGAGGAGATGAACTCATCTATTCTGGAGGTCATCGGTAAAATCAATGGCGAGTTTGATTATAAAATATTGTTCAAGAAGGCTTTTGGCGATGAGAATATTACACCTGAACGAATTTATAAAAGCATTGCGCAATATGAGTATACTTTAATTTCGGCCGACAGTAAATATGATCGGGTAAAACGAGGTGAAGGGGAGCAATTCACGATTGAGGAAGAACGCGGATATCAGCTGTTTAAGTTGAAGTGTGAAAGCTGCCATGCAACAGAATTATTTACCGATCAGAGTTTTAGAAATGTAGGGTTTCCTTTAAATAAACATCCAGACGAGGCCGGACGAGCACGTATCACAGGTATTGAAACGGACTATATGGCTTTTCGGGTGCCTTCTTTAAGAAATGCGGAATATACAGCACCTTATGGAAGCTTTGGACAGTTCCCAACGTTAAAATCTGTCCTGGATTATTTTGACAAAGGTGTTTTGGATGCAGCTAACCTTGATCCGATTCTTAAAGAAAATGGTAAAAGAATTCCGATGACAGAAGAAGAAAAGGAAGCTATCATAGCGTTTATTAAAACATTAAGTGATCCCAAATTTGTAGGCAAATAA
- a CDS encoding MbnP family protein codes for MKKNAIKLLMISLVMISCSKSEDVANSVNLHFNNTFKNTTIVLGGADSPAATTNTSASGQLHQFSELKYVISNIRLIKADGSEIPYNVNDLDKGATVIDQAKAATLNYVLSNIPVGEYKQIKFGLGVKQEINTLDQLRFPVFYATAGANDTKMHWEWGTGYRFTKLEGFYGADHKELSIHTGSTISGTNGDESTYKQGVDAYRDITLNLPSLVTVGKSVPQINIRADFDKLLSGKTNTITLGANNAVPNIHSAVEMVKFVDNLGGNGSSDTAGMFTVESVSN; via the coding sequence ATGAAAAAAAATGCAATTAAACTCCTGATGATTTCTTTGGTTATGATTTCTTGTAGCAAAAGTGAAGATGTCGCCAACAGTGTTAACTTACATTTCAACAATACATTTAAAAATACAACAATTGTGCTGGGTGGTGCAGATTCTCCAGCTGCCACAACAAATACATCAGCCAGTGGACAACTGCATCAATTTTCTGAGCTGAAGTATGTAATTAGCAATATCAGACTGATTAAAGCCGATGGATCTGAAATCCCTTATAATGTAAATGATCTGGATAAAGGGGCTACAGTAATTGATCAGGCGAAAGCGGCAACTTTAAATTATGTGTTGAGTAATATACCTGTTGGCGAGTATAAACAGATCAAATTCGGCTTGGGGGTAAAACAGGAAATAAATACGTTGGATCAACTGAGATTCCCGGTTTTCTATGCAACAGCTGGGGCCAACGATACTAAAATGCACTGGGAATGGGGAACAGGTTACCGATTTACGAAATTGGAAGGCTTTTATGGTGCTGATCATAAAGAGTTGTCTATTCACACAGGAAGTACGATCAGCGGAACAAATGGTGATGAATCCACCTATAAACAGGGGGTAGATGCTTATCGGGATATTACCTTGAATTTACCTTCCTTAGTTACTGTTGGAAAAAGTGTACCACAGATTAATATCAGGGCGGATTTTGATAAGCTCTTAAGCGGGAAGACGAATACCATTACATTGGGTGCTAACAATGCTGTGCCTAATATTCATTCGGCAGTGGAAATGGTGAAGTTTGTTGATAATCTTGGTGGTAACGGTAGCAGTGATACAGCTGGGATGTTCACTGTTGAGAGTGTTTCTAACTAA
- a CDS encoding TonB-dependent receptor, translated as MRKISIILFMLSLGWNVHGQNNPITRDTTRRLAEVTVNAAAKKRIENDLKMTVSVDEYLASASNISFIKRGAYAWEPLLNNMSSERSTITIDGMHVFGACTDKMDPITSYVESNNLAAIDIKSGQEGNLHGATVAGSIDLKRRNTAFGLQKKIGGAYQTGFEFNNKQNFNLGNLYYSSDKFVADGSIAFRKAGNYYDGNDDEVRHSQYNKFNASLGLAYKTSPLSAVRVDAIFDRAKDVGFPALPMDLSLSRAIITSAAYKQLFEEGLVKVWDTKVYFNAVEHYMDDTTRPENLVHMDMPGWSTTYGLLSKINLQKDRYSSEIQVNAYDNLSIAEMRMYPQDRSKQTMFAYSWPWVTTRFASVAMNNAFDLSDISRLVFGGSLGLNYNYSKYVEFNWIFHPGSPQKKNRILPSLHASYQLNIGQFDFSLGTGFGHRAPSVSEAYGYYIYNSFDRYDYIGNPDLKNEVSYEANASAGFKTGKLSIGAKANYFFIQDYIIGRILSLGSPMNYQSVGVKGYTSLDHATLFNLALNAQYQVLPSLDWKVVLSYARGQDNMGGNLPFIRPLSYQTSLHYRYKMIGVQTSMNGDFSQVNFSPEYGEDQTASYKIWNVSADYNFTIGKLNAVFQVGAENLFNEYYSTYADWGNIPRMGRNIFTSLKINF; from the coding sequence ATGAGGAAGATAAGTATTATTCTCTTTATGTTGTCTTTGGGATGGAACGTACACGGACAAAACAATCCTATTACCCGTGATACAACGAGACGTCTAGCCGAGGTTACAGTCAATGCAGCTGCCAAAAAGAGGATTGAAAACGATCTGAAGATGACAGTCTCTGTGGATGAATATTTGGCTTCTGCAAGTAATATCAGCTTCATAAAACGCGGTGCCTATGCCTGGGAACCCCTGCTCAATAATATGAGTAGTGAGCGTTCGACAATTACAATCGATGGGATGCATGTCTTTGGAGCATGTACGGATAAAATGGACCCGATAACCTCGTATGTAGAAAGTAATAACCTTGCTGCAATAGATATTAAATCGGGGCAGGAAGGTAATCTGCATGGTGCTACGGTCGCTGGCAGTATAGATCTAAAAAGAAGGAATACCGCGTTTGGTCTGCAGAAAAAAATTGGCGGAGCCTATCAGACTGGTTTTGAATTCAATAATAAGCAGAATTTCAATCTTGGGAATCTATATTACTCAAGTGACAAATTTGTGGCAGATGGAAGTATTGCCTTCCGGAAGGCTGGAAATTATTATGATGGAAATGACGATGAAGTACGGCATTCGCAATATAATAAATTCAATGCGTCGTTGGGCTTGGCCTATAAAACAAGTCCGCTTTCTGCTGTTCGGGTAGATGCTATTTTTGATCGTGCAAAAGATGTGGGATTTCCTGCTTTGCCAATGGACTTGTCCTTATCCAGAGCGATTATCACTTCCGCGGCATACAAACAGTTGTTTGAAGAGGGTTTGGTAAAGGTATGGGACACCAAAGTTTATTTTAATGCAGTTGAGCACTATATGGATGATACGACCCGTCCGGAAAATTTGGTCCATATGGATATGCCAGGCTGGAGTACGACCTACGGTCTTTTATCTAAAATTAATCTGCAGAAAGACCGCTATTCTTCGGAAATACAGGTAAATGCTTATGATAATCTATCGATAGCTGAGATGCGCATGTATCCGCAGGATCGATCCAAACAGACCATGTTTGCCTATAGCTGGCCATGGGTGACCACCCGTTTTGCAAGTGTAGCCATGAATAACGCGTTCGATCTTTCTGATATCAGTAGACTGGTCTTTGGAGGTTCATTGGGTTTGAATTATAACTATTCGAAATACGTTGAATTCAACTGGATTTTCCATCCTGGTTCTCCACAGAAGAAAAATAGAATTCTGCCGAGCCTACATGCTAGCTATCAGTTAAATATTGGTCAGTTTGACTTTTCCCTCGGAACAGGGTTTGGGCATCGTGCTCCTTCTGTTTCGGAGGCTTATGGTTATTACATTTACAACAGTTTCGATCGGTACGATTATATCGGAAATCCGGATTTAAAAAATGAAGTTTCTTATGAAGCCAATGCCAGTGCCGGATTTAAGACCGGAAAGTTAAGCATTGGGGCCAAGGCCAATTATTTCTTTATCCAAGACTACATTATTGGCCGGATATTGAGTTTGGGTAGCCCGATGAACTATCAATCGGTAGGCGTGAAAGGCTATACCTCTTTAGATCATGCGACTCTGTTTAATCTGGCACTCAATGCGCAATATCAAGTTTTGCCAAGTCTAGATTGGAAAGTCGTACTTAGCTATGCCAGAGGGCAAGACAATATGGGCGGAAACCTGCCTTTTATACGTCCCTTAAGTTATCAAACATCATTGCATTACCGATACAAAATGATCGGTGTGCAAACTTCAATGAACGGAGACTTTAGTCAGGTCAATTTCAGCCCTGAATACGGAGAGGACCAAACTGCATCCTATAAGATATGGAATGTCTCGGCAGACTATAACTTCACTATTGGAAAATTAAATGCCGTGTTTCAGGTCGGTGCGGAGAACCTCTTCAATGAATACTATAGTACCTATGCAGATTGGGGAAATATACCACGCATGGGTAGAAATATTTTTACATCCTTAAAAATCAATTTTTAA
- a CDS encoding DUF5125 domain-containing protein — protein sequence MKRYLINILLGTAAITAVSSCKKDEKYTYQIGDPKIELKSPISTANFGDSLEFQVHVSDSEVALSTVKAQLYFTDDKVTETVIRTKQNGDYAGKIYVPFLKDIPDGKATLKFVVQNISQKITEQSFDINLSRPDFPYLTLVTESKSYRMEKVGRNQYAAKENFAAEVKGYIQAPKVGTQGNAMNFGWVNNVINLGSTAEIPFSNSTSGVYPIQFNTLTFQASPFIVVLLNGSQFSRVDDKHAKVEIELAQGKTTTFEGIADLQDWWIDPDFFTKAADGTLSFKGSTGKYRVTADFNLKYFVVEAMTGNDLAKLQDDGSGAVWIIGEGIGKPKVSSNQVGWNTDKALCLVPLGNKKYQITVKAGESIKSDNINFKFFHQKGWGGEFGGADVTTSSDIVFVGDGNNGRDSGNLGIKTGKVLEAGKTYVFTLDLAAGNKKAVLTVASK from the coding sequence ATGAAAAGATATCTCATCAATATACTATTGGGAACTGCTGCTATTACTGCAGTTAGTTCCTGTAAAAAGGATGAAAAATATACCTATCAAATAGGGGATCCTAAAATCGAATTGAAATCGCCTATCTCGACTGCAAATTTTGGGGATAGTCTCGAGTTTCAGGTCCATGTGTCGGATAGTGAAGTTGCGCTTTCTACTGTTAAAGCCCAATTGTATTTTACCGACGACAAGGTAACCGAAACCGTTATCCGTACCAAACAAAATGGAGACTATGCTGGAAAAATTTATGTTCCGTTCTTGAAAGATATTCCCGATGGAAAAGCAACCCTTAAGTTTGTCGTACAGAATATTAGCCAAAAAATAACCGAACAATCTTTTGATATTAATCTGAGCAGACCCGACTTTCCATATTTAACTTTAGTCACAGAATCCAAATCCTATCGCATGGAAAAGGTAGGGCGCAACCAATATGCGGCAAAAGAAAATTTTGCAGCTGAGGTAAAAGGCTATATTCAAGCGCCAAAAGTAGGTACACAAGGCAATGCGATGAATTTTGGTTGGGTCAATAATGTTATTAACTTGGGGTCTACCGCTGAAATTCCTTTTTCAAATTCGACTTCTGGTGTATATCCAATTCAATTTAATACATTGACATTTCAGGCATCTCCATTTATTGTTGTACTGTTAAATGGATCGCAGTTCAGTCGAGTGGATGATAAACATGCAAAAGTTGAAATCGAGCTGGCCCAAGGGAAAACGACGACTTTTGAAGGGATTGCGGATCTGCAAGATTGGTGGATCGATCCAGATTTCTTTACCAAAGCGGCCGATGGAACCCTATCGTTTAAAGGATCAACTGGAAAATACCGTGTTACAGCAGACTTTAACTTAAAATACTTTGTGGTTGAGGCGATGACAGGCAATGATTTGGCAAAACTACAAGATGATGGATCTGGTGCTGTATGGATTATCGGTGAGGGAATTGGAAAGCCTAAAGTATCCAGTAACCAGGTGGGCTGGAACACGGATAAAGCACTTTGTCTGGTGCCGCTAGGTAACAAGAAATACCAGATAACTGTTAAGGCAGGAGAGTCTATAAAATCCGATAACATCAACTTCAAATTTTTCCATCAAAAAGGATGGGGCGGTGAATTTGGTGGTGCAGATGTGACAACCTCAAGTGATATCGTCTTTGTGGGGGATGGCAATAATGGTCGTGATTCAGGCAATCTGGGTATCAAAACCGGCAAAGTTTTAGAGGCAGGTAAAACCTATGTTTTTACATTGGATTTAGCCGCTGGTAATAAGAAAGCGGTTTTGACGGTTGCGTCAAAATAA
- a CDS encoding glycoside hydrolase family 30 protein: protein MIYTFLLSCLVTATSCNRDSYTPSQGDEIKKSGDVTIYTTTGSRSLDFGKRFVDFSSKFNMSPNTITLDPTKKFQTMDGFGAAVTGSTCYNLMKMSKEDRTKFLTETFSDKDGMGMNYIRIAIGCSDFSLSEYTCWDKEGKENFGLQSEETQYIIPVLKEILAINPSIKIMGSPWTPPKWMKVNNLTDLKPFDSWTSGQLNPKYYQDYGWYFVQWIQAMKKEGINIYSITVQNEPLNRKNSASLYMSWQEQQAFVKQALGPQLKAANLSTKIYAFDHNYNYDNIADQTDYPVKIYNDAGAASFFAGAAYHNYGGDKAELIDIHNQRPDKELVFTETSIGEWNDGRNLEKRLMEDMREVALGTVNNWSKGVIVWNLMLDTDKGPNREGGCQTCYGAVDISKANYKNITRNSHYYIVGHLSSVVKSGATRIGASGYTAEGLVYTAFQNTDGTYAVVLLNESGDSRKITVADGKHHFSYDVPAKSVVSYRWTY, encoded by the coding sequence ATGATATATACATTCTTGTTGTCCTGTCTAGTGACGGCAACATCTTGTAACCGTGACAGCTATACACCTTCGCAAGGTGATGAAATTAAAAAAAGTGGTGATGTTACCATTTATACGACGACAGGCAGTCGGTCTTTGGATTTTGGAAAGCGCTTTGTTGATTTCAGCTCCAAATTTAATATGTCGCCCAATACAATTACGCTAGATCCTACTAAGAAATTCCAGACGATGGACGGCTTCGGTGCAGCCGTCACAGGCTCAACCTGTTATAATTTAATGAAAATGAGTAAGGAAGATCGGACAAAATTCCTTACAGAGACGTTTTCAGATAAAGATGGAATGGGAATGAACTATATCCGTATTGCTATTGGATGTTCCGACTTCTCTTTAAGCGAATATACCTGTTGGGACAAAGAAGGAAAGGAAAATTTTGGATTGCAGTCTGAAGAGACCCAATATATCATTCCGGTGCTTAAAGAAATACTTGCTATCAATCCATCCATAAAAATCATGGGCTCCCCATGGACTCCACCGAAATGGATGAAAGTTAACAACCTAACTGATTTAAAGCCCTTTGATTCATGGACCAGTGGTCAGTTAAATCCAAAATATTACCAGGATTATGGTTGGTATTTCGTTCAATGGATCCAGGCAATGAAGAAAGAAGGCATTAATATTTATTCGATTACTGTTCAAAATGAACCATTGAATAGAAAAAATTCCGCTTCGCTTTATATGTCATGGCAGGAACAACAGGCTTTTGTCAAACAAGCTTTGGGCCCACAATTAAAAGCGGCTAATTTATCAACAAAGATTTATGCATTTGATCATAATTATAATTATGATAATATCGCTGATCAGACAGATTATCCAGTAAAGATTTATAACGATGCCGGCGCAGCGTCATTCTTCGCCGGAGCGGCGTACCATAATTATGGTGGGGATAAAGCTGAACTTATCGATATTCATAATCAACGCCCAGACAAGGAATTGGTATTTACGGAAACATCCATTGGAGAATGGAATGATGGACGCAATCTTGAAAAACGTTTGATGGAGGATATGCGAGAAGTTGCATTGGGCACCGTCAACAATTGGAGCAAGGGCGTCATTGTATGGAACCTGATGCTTGATACTGACAAAGGGCCAAATCGCGAGGGGGGCTGCCAGACATGTTATGGCGCCGTGGACATTAGTAAGGCAAATTATAAGAATATAACGCGCAATTCGCATTACTATATTGTTGGTCATCTTTCCTCGGTGGTTAAATCAGGAGCTACAAGGATTGGCGCTTCTGGCTATACGGCGGAAGGTTTGGTTTATACAGCCTTTCAAAATACAGATGGGACCTATGCTGTCGTTCTGTTAAACGAATCAGGCGATAGTCGTAAAATCACTGTCGCAGACGGTAAACATCATTTTAGCTATGATGTGCCAGCTAAGTCGGTTGTTTCTTACCGTTGGACCTATTAA
- a CDS encoding RagB/SusD family nutrient uptake outer membrane protein codes for MKKKYIYNALSLLTGSLFLFSCSLNRDPLSDYSDVSQGKTETGTQVVFKNKAEVETYLAGIYQQMKDRQEHWYLDLLLIGDSHADNSYAGTTGAEVVPFENNSIEGSNSVVDRDWGRYLEDVGRANRLIIYVDSVADKSVSDTEIRTYKAQAKLFRALAMFDMVRIFGSIPIITTIAPDITGDNVNEVYPQYFPKQATEEEAYKQIEKDLMDGLADAPANNNGNKTLFTKSVARAMLAKIYAEKPIRDYAKVIQFVDALTADGFDLNTNYSDLYAMNASNTDLAQRNTKESILEAQFTAGGGNWATWMFGRDLSNYDNNFTWAKWVTPSRDLIQAYTNEGDQIRLGQSVVYYTTTWSNYYPANHYPFMFKLRSAFNSIVKLRYADLLLLKAEALIQQGSDLSGAADIIDKIRTRVKLPKLSTAIRSNKDALLDAYLKERRLELAFEGQRWFDLVRLDKVEAVMNAVYAKDAGRKAQVYPFTKNSYRLPIPQPKIDQNPNLVQNPGY; via the coding sequence ATGAAAAAAAAATATATATATAACGCTCTTTCTTTGCTAACAGGCTCTTTGTTTTTATTCTCCTGTTCTTTGAATCGTGATCCGCTTTCAGATTATTCGGATGTCAGTCAAGGAAAGACGGAGACAGGAACACAGGTCGTTTTCAAGAATAAAGCCGAAGTTGAAACTTATTTGGCGGGGATTTACCAGCAGATGAAAGATAGGCAGGAACATTGGTACCTCGACCTTCTCTTGATTGGCGATTCCCACGCCGATAATTCCTATGCGGGAACGACCGGCGCGGAAGTTGTACCTTTTGAAAATAATTCTATTGAAGGGTCTAATTCTGTGGTTGACCGGGATTGGGGTAGGTATCTGGAAGATGTTGGCCGTGCAAATCGATTGATCATTTATGTGGATAGTGTCGCTGATAAATCGGTGAGCGATACAGAAATTAGGACTTATAAAGCACAAGCGAAACTATTCAGAGCATTGGCGATGTTTGATATGGTCCGTATATTTGGATCTATCCCTATCATCACAACGATCGCACCCGATATTACCGGTGATAATGTCAATGAAGTTTATCCGCAATATTTTCCGAAACAAGCTACTGAAGAAGAAGCCTACAAACAGATCGAAAAAGACCTGATGGATGGATTGGCAGATGCACCTGCCAACAATAATGGGAATAAAACTTTATTTACCAAATCCGTAGCGCGAGCTATGCTGGCAAAGATCTATGCCGAAAAACCGATTCGCGATTATGCTAAAGTCATTCAATTTGTTGACGCATTGACAGCTGATGGCTTTGATCTGAATACCAATTACTCGGATTTATATGCGATGAATGCAAGCAATACAGATCTTGCACAACGGAATACAAAAGAATCGATTTTGGAAGCACAGTTCACTGCAGGAGGAGGCAATTGGGCGACTTGGATGTTTGGAAGGGATTTGTCCAATTATGATAATAACTTCACATGGGCAAAATGGGTAACCCCATCACGGGATTTGATACAAGCATATACGAATGAAGGGGATCAGATTCGTTTGGGGCAATCCGTTGTCTATTACACCACCACTTGGAGCAACTATTATCCCGCCAATCATTATCCATTCATGTTTAAACTGCGGTCTGCATTTAATAGTATTGTCAAGCTTCGTTATGCAGATCTTTTATTGCTCAAGGCAGAAGCTTTAATTCAACAGGGATCAGATTTATCCGGCGCAGCAGACATTATTGACAAAATTCGCACACGTGTTAAACTACCAAAATTGTCAACTGCGATACGTTCAAATAAGGATGCTTTATTAGATGCTTATCTGAAAGAACGTCGTCTGGAATTAGCCTTCGAAGGACAACGCTGGTTTGATCTCGTGCGCTTGGACAAGGTGGAAGCTGTCATGAATGCGGTCTATGCGAAAGACGCTGGAAGAAAGGCACAGGTGTATCCCTTTACGAAGAACTCTTACCGTTTACCGATTCCGCAACCAAAAATTGATCAGAATCCTAATCTAGTTCAGAATCCGGGGTATTAA